From Bdellovibrio sp. KM01:
CAACGATCACTTAAGACAATTGGTTTTGGACACCTTAGAAGATCCTGAGATCCGTCCTCGCGTTTTGCGTGCGCCCGCAGCTAAATCCATCCACCATGCCTGGGTGGGCGGCTTGCTGGAGCACATCCTTTCGATTTGTAAGATCATGGACTTTATGGGTTCCCACTATCCGTTCTTGAATCGTGATTTGCTTCTTTTCGGAGCAATCTTTCACGATATCGGAAAAATTTGGGAGCTTTCCTACGATAATGGCGTTTCCTATACCGATCGCGGACGTCTATTAGGACACATGCAAATTGCTTGTGAACTTATAGATAAAAAAGCGGCTCGCATCTTGGGCTTTAGCGAAGAGCTCCGCGATATTTGTAAACATATAATCTTGAGTCATCATGGTAAACTGGAGTACGGTTCTCCCAAGCGTCCAAAATTTATGGAAGCGATGTTGATTGCGATGGTTGATGATCTTGATAGCAAGGTCGCAACATTGAAAACAATCGTGGATGGAGAACGCGGTTCAGGCGAGAAATGGTCTCGTTATAATGAACTGTTTGACCGTTACTTCCTCCTTGATGATTTGAATGAGAAATATTGATGTTTGGTTTGTGGAAGCGTTTTAAGACGCTGTTAAATACGTACAAAGCTTATGATCCTGCAGCGAAATCTCTTTGGGAGATTGCTTTGCTGTATCCAGGTCCCAAAGCGTTGATCATGCATCGTATCGCGCACATCTTTTATCAGGCTCATTTGTATTTTATTGCTCGCTTGGTGGCGGAAGTTTCTCGTTGGTTGACGGGCATTGAAATTCATCCCGGAGCAACCTTGGGTCATCGTTTGGTTATCGATCACGGCTTTGGCGTGGTGATTGGTGAAACCGCGATTGTCGGTGACGATTGCATTATCTTTCACGGAGTGACATTAGGCGGAATCAAATTTGATCCGGTAAAACGCCATCCCACTGTAGGTAACAGAGTGATGATCGGAACCGGTGCGAAAGTTTTAGGCCCGATCACCATCGGTGACGGCGCCTTGATCGGTGCCAACGCCGTCGTCGTAAAAGACGTCCCCGCCGGCGCAACAATGATCGGCCCCATCTCCCAGCAAAAATAGGTGCCAGGTCCTGTTTACGGGCGCACCGCATTCAAGGAGTGCAAATGAGAACGTTAGAATCTTGGTTTGCGGAATACAGTGAAGGTCATCAAAATCCACAAAACAGAATCATCCATAAAATCTGCGTGCCCGTGATCTTCTTTACCGTTGTGGGTTTGCTGCTGCAGATTCCGGTGCAAATGGGTCCGATCCGCCTGGGTGAGTTGTTGATTGCTTGTGCTTTGGGTTGGTATGCCACTCTGGGAGCAAAACCTTTTGTAATTATGCTTGGCCAATTGGCGATCAGTTATGTGCTTTTGTATTTCCTGGGACACTTTCTTCAGCCGTTGTGGTTGTTGTTGGTGATCCTTTTTGTGATTGCTTGGATTGGTCAGTTCTATGGGCATAAGCTCGAGGGAAAAAGACCGTCTTTCTTTAAGGATCTTCAATTCCTATTTATCGGGCCTCTCTGGGTTCTAAAAGACATTTTCTTTAGGACTCAGCAGTAACCCGGCTTAATTTTACGCACGCAGTCACGCCCCTATTGCGTCCCTCTCACATCTATTCGCATTACGGTTTCATGACGGGAAACTAATTTTAAAACTGTCGCTTGACGCTATGCGACTCTGAGATAATGGGGGAGTACCTAAACCACAAGGACCAATTCGGTCTGAGTGATTGAAACTAGCACGAAAGGAGTTCGGCTATGAAACAGGTAGAACTAGAAA
This genomic window contains:
- a CDS encoding DUF962 domain-containing protein, producing MRTLESWFAEYSEGHQNPQNRIIHKICVPVIFFTVVGLLLQIPVQMGPIRLGELLIACALGWYATLGAKPFVIMLGQLAISYVLLYFLGHFLQPLWLLLVILFVIAWIGQFYGHKLEGKRPSFFKDLQFLFIGPLWVLKDIFFRTQQ
- the cysE gene encoding serine O-acetyltransferase — encoded protein: MFGLWKRFKTLLNTYKAYDPAAKSLWEIALLYPGPKALIMHRIAHIFYQAHLYFIARLVAEVSRWLTGIEIHPGATLGHRLVIDHGFGVVIGETAIVGDDCIIFHGVTLGGIKFDPVKRHPTVGNRVMIGTGAKVLGPITIGDGALIGANAVVVKDVPAGATMIGPISQQK
- a CDS encoding 3'-5' exoribonuclease YhaM family protein; translation: MEKKTVQSLQDKDAVDSLFLVKEKNVGVGKNGRAFMGLQLGDATGTIDARLWDRVEELSRLFETGDVLKVKGQVQLFQNRKQLVIHKLERVENSEVNFEDFIPKSSKNSEDMMAELIQLVRSMRNDHLRQLVLDTLEDPEIRPRVLRAPAAKSIHHAWVGGLLEHILSICKIMDFMGSHYPFLNRDLLLFGAIFHDIGKIWELSYDNGVSYTDRGRLLGHMQIACELIDKKAARILGFSEELRDICKHIILSHHGKLEYGSPKRPKFMEAMLIAMVDDLDSKVATLKTIVDGERGSGEKWSRYNELFDRYFLLDDLNEKY